A genomic region of Paramormyrops kingsleyae isolate MSU_618 chromosome 19, PKINGS_0.4, whole genome shotgun sequence contains the following coding sequences:
- the LOC111852738 gene encoding lysosomal enzyme trafficking factor-like, with amino-acid sequence MMNFRQRMGWISVGLYLLASAAAFYYVFEINQKYNRLTIDMVEQSPGKAAPPGEPSSASPAWTHWLNVRLLSFPFWVWATLLLIPYLQVFLFLYSCTRTDPKTIGYCILPICLAILCSRHQTFEKASNQISHLQLIDT; translated from the coding sequence ATGATGAACTTCCGTCAGCGGATGGGATGGATAAGCGTGGGACTATATCTGCTGGCTAGTGCGGCTGCTTTCTACTATGTTTTCGAAATCAACCAGAAGTACAACCGGCTAACAATAGACATGGTGGAACAGTCGCCTGGGAAGGCTGCGCCACCTGGCGAGCCGTCCTCAGCGTCACCCGCATGGACTCACTGGTTAAACGTGCGGCTGCTGTCCTTTCCTTTTTGGGTATGGGCTACCCTCTTACTTATCCCATACCTCCAGGTGTTCCTCTTCCTCTACTCCTGCACCCGTACGGACCCCAAAACCATCGGTTACTGCATCCTCCCCATCTGTTTGGCAATTCTCTGTAGTCGTCACCAGACGTTTGAAAAGGCGTCCAATCAGATCAGCCACCTGCAGCTGATTGACACTTAA